ACAGCGTGTGGCCGCGCTGGGCGGCGATTCCGACGCGGTCTGGAAAAGCTTCATCGATCGCCAGCCGATGGGTCGCTTGGGCACGCCGGAAGAAATCGCCGCGCTGGCGGTGTACCTCGCGTCCGACGAGTCGTCGTTCACCACCGGCGCGATCCACGTGATCGACGGCGGCTGGACCGATTAGGGGTTGCAATGAAACTGGTGCGTTACGGAGAGGCGGGACGCGAAAAGCCGGGCATGCTGGATGCGCGGGGCGTGCTGCGCGACCTGTCGCAGGTCGTGGACGACATCGCGGGTGGGGCGTTGACGAACGAAAGCATCGAACGCCTGCGCGCGCTCGATCCCGACGCGCTGTTGAAAGTCGATGGCACGCCGCGCTTCGGTGCTCCGGTCGGAAGCGTCGGCAAGATCATCTGCGTGGGTTTGAATTACGCCGACCACGCGGCCGAATCGGGCCAGCCGGTACCGCAGCAACCGGTGATCTTCATGAAGGCGACCAGCGCGATCGTGGGCGCGTTCGACGACGTGGTGATTCCGCCGGGCTCGGAGAAAACCGACTGGGAAGTCGAACTCGGTGTGGTGATCGGCGACACCGCGCGCAATGTGCCGCGCGATGCCGCGCTCGGTCATGTCGCGGGCTACCTCATTGTCAACGATGTGTCCGAACGCGCGTTCCAGTTCGACCACGGCGGCCAATGGGTGAAGGGCAAGAGTTGCGACACCTTCGCGCCGCTCGGGCCGTGGCTGGTGACGCGCGACGAGATTGCCGATCCGCAAGCTTTGTCCATGTGGCTCGACGTCAACGGCCATCGTTACCAGGATGGCAACACGCGCACGATGGTGTTCGATGTCGCGGCGCTGGTCAGCCACATCAGCTGCTACATGACGCTCGAACCCGGCGACGTGATCTCGACCGGCACGCCGCCGGGCGTGGGCCTGGGCCAGAAACCGCCGGTCTATCTGAAGCCGGGCGACGTGATGGAACTCGGCATCGTCGGATTGGGCACTCAACGCCAGTGGGTGGTGGCGGCGCGATGACGGCCATGGACGCGCGCGACGCGGCTTCGCCAACCGCCAGCCGGGCAGAGCGCATCGTCGCGCTGGAAGTGCACGACGTCCGTTTTCCGACGTCGCGCGGCAGGATCGGTTCGGACGCGATGAACCACGATCCGGATTATTCGGCCGTCTACATCACGCTGCGCACCGACGACGCGAAACTCGCCGGGTACGCATTGGTGTTCACCATCGGACGCGGCAACGAAGTGCAGGCCGCGGCGGTGCGCACCCTGGCGCCACTGATGGTGGGGCGCGGCATCGATGCCGTGCTGGACGATCTCGGCGGTTTCGCGCTCAGCCTCACCAGCGATTCGCATCTGCGCTGGCTCGGTCCGGAAAAGGGCGTGATGCACATGGCCATCGGCGGCGTCGTGAATGCCGCGTGGGACCTGGCTGCGCGGCGCGCCGGATTGCCGCTGTGGCGGTTCATCGCCGAGATGACACCCGAGCAGATCGTCGCCGCGATCGACTTCCGCTATCTCACCGATGCGCTGACGCACGACGAGGCGCTCGCGATCCTGCGCCGCGCGCAGCCGCATCGCGACGCATGCATCACCGCGTTGCTGGAACGCGGCTACCCCGCCTACACCACGTCGCCCGGCTGGCTCGGCTATTCCGACGACAAGCTGGAAGCGCTGGCGCGGCAGGCGGTCGCGGACGGCTTCCGCACCATCAAGCTGAAGGTCGGTGAAAACCTCGACGACGACATTCGCCGCCTCGCCATCGCGCGCGCGACGGTGGGCGAAGACGTGGCGATCGCGATCGATGCCAACCAGCGCTGGGACGTCGCGCCTGCGATCGAATGGATCCGTGAACTCGCGCCGTTCCGTCCCGCCTGGGTCGAGGAACCGACCAGCCCCGACGACGTGCTCGGCCACGCCGCGATCCGCAGCGCGGTGGCGCCGGTGCCGGTTTCGACCGGCGAGCACACCCACAACCGCGTGATGTTCAAGCAACTGCTGCAGGCGCGCGCGGTGGATTTGCTGCACATCGACGCCGCGCGCGTGGGCGGTGTCAACGAGAACCTCGCGATCCTGCTGCTGGCCGCTAAGTTCGGCGTGCGCGTGTTCCCGCACGCAGGCGGCGTCGGCCTGTGCGAGATGGTGCAGCACCTCGCGATGGCGGATTTCGTCGCCATCAGCGGCGCGATGGAAGACCGCGCGATCGAATACGTCGATCATCTGCACGAGCATTTCACCGACCCGGTGCGGATTCGCGAGGGGCGCTATCTCGCGCCGACGGCGCCGGGGTTCTCGACGGAAATGCACGAAGCGTCGTTGCGCGAATTCGCGTGGCCGGATGGGCCTGCGTGGCAGCCCGAATCCCCTCTCCCCCAAACGGCTTCACCGTTTGGGGGAGAGGGGCAGGGGTGAGGGGGAATGCTGTGAACGTGTCGGAGCGTTCCGGCGTGGCGAAGTGCTGCCCCCTCACCCCAGCCCTCTCCCCCGAGAGAAGCCTCGGGGGAGAGGGAGTACAAGCTAATTCTTGCGCTCAGCCAACGTTTGCTCGAGCGAAAACATCCGCGTCATCGCCACCCATTTCTCGCCTGGCTTCGCGAACGGCAGCGGCTGCTGGAAACGCCACATCAATGCTTCCCACGCCTGCACGCGCGGATCGGCCGCGTCGGCCACTGCTTTCGCGTCCGAAGAAAAATCCTCGGGCACATCCATCACCATCACCAGCCGGTTGCCGGCGCGGAAGATTTCAAGGTTGCGGATGCTGGCCGCACGCAGTGACTCGACGATCTCGGGCCAGATGTTTTCCGGCCGGTGCCAGCGTTCGTACTCGGCGACCGATGCCGGGTCGTCCTTGAGGTCGAGCGCGTAATAGAGGCGCACGGCGTTCACGCCCGCGAACGTACACGTTGCATCGCGAACAGCAACACCGCGACGAAACAGCCCAGCGGCACCAGCATCGCGCGGGCGATCCCCGCCGCATCCGACACCGCGCCCATCAGCGCGGTCAGCACCGCGCCGCCGATGATCGCCATCACCAGCAACGACGCGCCGAGCTTGCGGTCGCTGTCGCTGAAGCCGTCCACGCCCAGCGCGAAGATCGTCGGATACATCACCGACATGAAGAAACTCGCGATGACCAGTGCGACGAGGCCCGGCAAGCCGGGCAGCGCTACCCCGATCGCGCACAACACGATGTTGACGACGGCGAACAACGCCAGCAGGTTGCGCGGCGCGACGAACTTCATCAGCGCGGTACCGGCGAAACGTCCCAGCGTGAACAGCACCAGCGACGCCATCAGATAATCGGCGGCGCGGCGTTCCGGCGTGCCGGGGATCGTGCCCTGGCAATAGCGGATCAGGTAGCTCCACACGCCGACCTGCGCGCCCACATAGAAGAATTGCGCGGTGACCGCGGACAGGAAATGCCGGTCACGCAGCAGGTGGCCGAAATGGCGCGCGCCGCTGGCGTGGTCGGCGATGTCTTCGCCGTGCGCCGGAAACCGCACCATCGCGATCATGAGCGCGAACGCGATCACCGCGCACGCGATTACCAGGTACGGCGTCTGCACCGTCAGCGACTGGCTGACGAAATACGCGTGCCGCGCGGTCGGCGTCATCGCGTCAAGTTGCTGCGGCGTGTGCTCGACGCCATTGAAAATGAAATTGCGCCCGATCAGGACGCCCGCGATCGACCCCAGCGGGTTGAACGATTGCGCGAAGTTCAGCCGGCGCGCGCCGCCCTCGGGCGGGCCGAGCACCGTGACCAGCGGATTGGCCGAGGTTTCGAGGAACGACAGCCCGCTCGCGATCACGAACAAGCCGCACAGGAAGATCGCATAGGTCTGCGTGGCGGCGGCGGGCCAGAACAGCAGCGCGCCCAGCGCATACAGCAGCAGGCCGATGAAGATCGCGCTCTTGAAACCGAAGCGGCGCATGCACACGCCGGCCGGGATCGCCAGCAGGAAATAGCCGAGATAGAACGCGCTCTGCACCAGCCCGGCCTGGAAATCGCTGAGCGTGAACGCGTTCTTGAACTGCTTGATCAGGATGTCGTTGAGGTTGTTGGCCACGCCCCACAGGAAGAACAGCCCGACGATCAGCGCGAACGCGAGCAGCGATGCGCGTGCGCGAGAAGATGTCCCCGCGTCATCTGGCACGATCGCGCCGTCGATATGTTCCATGGCGTTTCCTGCGCTTGAGGCCCGATCATCACGATGATCGCCGAGGCGCAAGGCGAGTGCGATCTCTTGGGTCGTCATTCCCGCGAAAGCGGGAATCCAGTGTCTTCCTGGCGACATGAAAGACGCTGGATCCCGGATATCGCTTCGCGATTCCGGGATGACGAGCAAAGGCAGAGGACCCAAGCGCTTGCCCGGCGACGATACGCGTCCGATACTAGCTTGTGATTCGTTGCGTTGTAAATATAAAATCTTACTTCGCCAATGCACAGGGGCGGACGCCACGCGCTGTCAAGACGAGCGGGAACGATCATGACCAACAAGCCAGCCAAGTATCGCGCGCCCGCCCTCGACAAGGGCCTCGACATCCTGGAACTGCTGGCACGCGCGCATGCGCCGCTGACGATGACCGGCGTCGCCTCGGCGATCGGTTACTCCAAGGGCGAAATCTTCCGGATGCTGCAGGTGCTGGAGGAGCGCGGCTACATCGCGCGCGAGAACGATTCGGGCTACGCGCTGACCAATCGCCTGTTCCTGCTCGGCATGGAACGGCCGCCGATGAAATCGCTGGTCGAAGCCGCGCTGCCGGTGATGCACCGGCTGGCGCGCGAAGTCCTGCAGCCGTGCCACCTCGCGGTCGCCTCGGGCGACCAGATGGTGGTGATAGCGCGCATCGATCCGCCCGACGACATCGGTTTCGTGGTGCGCGTGGGCCATCGGCTGCCGCTGTCGCGTTCCACCTCGGGCGCGGTACTGTTCGCGTTCCAGAGTGACGAGGTGCGTGAGCACTGGCTCGCGTTGATGGACGCCGCTGGCACGCTGCACAAGCGCAAACGCTTCGTCGCGCAGGCTGACGAGATCCGCACGCAGGGTTATGCGACGCTGCCCAGCGGCGACGTCGATGCGGTGACAGACCTTTCCGCGCCGATCCTGCGGCACGCAGCCGCGGCAGGCGCGCTGACCATTCCGTACGTCGAGCGCCGGCCCGTCAAGGTGTCGATGAAGGCGGCGCTGGATGCATTGCGCGAAGCGGTGGCGGCGATTTCCCGGGACCTGACGGCGTGAGCGTGCGATGAAAAGGATCCTTTCCGGTGCTTTGGTATGGGCATTGGCTTGCGCGGCGGGGCCGGTATTGGCCGCGAAGCCGGCGATGGCACCCAGCGATGCGCAGGCCCAAGCCGAGGCCGCCAAGGCCGCGCGCATGCAATGGTTCGCCGACGCCAAGTTCGGCATCTTCATCCACTGGGGCATCTACGCGGTCGATGGCATCACCGAATCGTGGTCGTTCTTCGACGGCTACGTTTCCTACGCCGATTACATGAAGCAGGCGAAGGGCTTCACCGCCAGCCACTACGACCCGCAGGCGTGGGCGGATTTGATCAAGGCCAGCGGTGCGAAGTACGCGGTGCTGACGTCGAAGCACCACGACGGCATGGCGCTGTGGGACACCAAGCAGGGCCTCAATGTCGTGAAGGACACGCCGGCGCATCGCGATCTGGTCGCCCCATTCGTCAACGCGTTGCGCAAGGACGGTTTGAAGGTCGGACTGTATTTTTCGCTGATCGACTGGTCGTCGCCGCTGTATCCGGCTTTCACGCAAGGGCATCCGCGTTACGACATCAAGGACGATCCGGCGCGCTGGCAGCGCTTCGTCACGTATTACCAGGACCAGGTGCATGACCTGACGCACCGCTTCCATCCTGATCTTTATTGGTTCGATGGCGGCTGGGAACACAGTGCGGAGGAATGGCACGCGCAGGCGCTGCACGACTGGATCCGCGCGCACGCTCCCGACGCGATCATCAATGGACGTCTGCCCGGTTTCGGCGATTACGGCACGCCGGAGCAGGGCGTGCCGATCACACGGCCGCCCGACAAATATTGGGAGCTGTGCCTCACGATGAACAATTCGTGGGGCTGGCAGCCGAACGACGATCACTTCAAGACGCCGTACGAGATCATCCGGATTCTTTCCGGCACGCTCGACATGGGCGGAAATCTTTTGCTGGACATCGGCCCGCGCGCCGACGGCACGATCCCGAAGATCGAAGCCGACACGCTGCGGCAGGTCGGGCGCTGGGTGAAGAAGAACCAGGAAGCGATCTACGGCAGCCAGGCCGGCATCCCGCACGACTACTACCTCGGCGACAGCACGCTTTCGAAAGACGGCAAGACGCTGTACCTGTTCGTGGACGGCAAGCCCGGCGGCGCCGTGTTGCTGAAGGGACTCGCGAACCGCGTACTCGTCGCGCGCGTGGTCGGCAACGGCACGATGCTCAATCCGCAGCGGCTGGGTGCAACGCTGGGTGGCGCGCCGGCAATGCTGGCGATCGATGTGCCCGATTACGCGCTCGATCCGGATGTGACCGTGATCGCATTGGAACTGGACGGGCCGATCAAGCTGTTCCATCCAGAGACAAAATCGGAAACCGCCGACTAATGAAACCATCAATCACCACTTCGTCATTCCCGAAGGCGGGACTGCGTAGGCAGGATGCCGAAGCGAACATCGGCGAAGCCGATGGCCTGAAGGGCGCGCGGCAGGAGCCGCGCGTAATCCAGTGCCTTTGTTGTAATGCGTTGACGTACAAGGCACCCGATTCCGGGTTCCGCCGCGATGAAGCTGCGGCGGCCCCGGAATGACGAGAGGGTAGGAGTCGTCATGCCCACACGTCGTGAAATCCTGCAAGGCGCCGCCGCGCTGGCATTGCTGACGCGCGCCGGCGTTCGTCCGGCGCTGGCTGCCGCCGCGCCGGCAAAGACGAAAAGCGACGATTACATTCCGGAAACCGATCCGCTGGTCGTCAAGAAGCTCGCGCAATGGTCGGACTGGAAATTCGGCCTGATCCTGCACTGGGGCACTTACAGCCAACTCGGCATCGTCGAGTCGTGGACGCTGTGCTCCGAGGACGAGCCGTGGTGCAAGCGTCCCGACGGTGTCGGTTACGTCGAATGGAAGCGGCGTTACGAACAACTGCCGAAAACCTTCAACCCGGTGAAGTTCGATCCCGCGCGATGGGCCGACGCCGCGTACGCGGCCGGCATGCGCTACGTGGTGTTCACCACCAAACACCACGACGGCTTCTGCATGTTCGACACGGCGACGACGGACTACAGGATCACCGCGCCGGACGTGCCATTCCATACGAATCCGAAAGCGAACGTCGCGAAGGCATTGTTCGATGCGTTCCGCGCGCGCGACTTCGGCATCGGCGCGTATTTCTCCAAGGCCGACTGGCACACGCCCGATTACTGGTCGCCGCGCTGGGCCACGCCGACGCGCAACAACAACTACGACGTGCGCAAGTATCCGGAAATGTGGAAGCGCTTCGTCGAGTTCACCCACAGGCAGATCGACGAGATCACCTCGCAGTACGGACGCATCGACCTGATGTGGCTGGACGCGGGCTGGGTGAATGCGCAAGATCATCCCGATGCCAAGGCCTACGGCATGGAAGTGCCGTGGGCGCAGGACATCGACATGCCGCGTCTCGCCGCGACCGCGCGCCGCAACCAGCCTGGCATCATCCTGGTCAATCGCGCTGACGGCGGGCCGTACGAGGATTACCGCACGCCCGAGCAGACCATTCCTAAGCACCCGCTGTCGTATCCGTGGGAAACCTGCATGACCATGGGCGATTCGTGGTCGTGGAATCCGCACGACAAATACAAGTCGCCGCGCGAACTGGTGCACACGCTGGTCGAGATCGTCGCCAAGGGCGGGAATTTGCTGCTGGGCATCGGTCCGAAAGGCAACGGTGAGTTACCCGCGACCGCACTGGAGCGGTTGAAGGCGATCGGCGAATGGATGCAGGTGAACGGCTCCGCGATCCATGCGAGCCACGCCATCGCGCCTTACCAGGAAGGCAAATTCCGTTTCACGCAGATGAAGGACGGCAGCGTCAACGCGATCTGGCTTGCCGACGCGGATGAGCACGCGCCTCCGGAGAGCATCGAATTGCGCAGCTTCCAGCCTGCGGCGGGTGCGCATCTGCAAGTGTTGGGCGTGCCGGAGCCGCTGGCGTGGCAGCCGCGCGGGTCGGGCTTTCGCGTCGAGTTGCCCAAGGCCGCGCGGCGCCGCCTGGCGAACGCGCCGGCATGGACCTTGCGCATTCCCGCCGTGCGGCATTAGACGTCCAACTCCGCTGCATCGCAGCAACTTCCGGCAACGGCAGGGACTTCCCACGGCCGTTCGAAGGTTTTACCATGCGCCGCACGGGGGTTTCATTGGTGCATCACTGGCTCAAAATTGAACCGATGGGTTCAGGCCGCTCCATGGAGGTTTCGCCCATGCAACACGTCACGTATCGACGCAATGTCCTCGCGCTCGCGCTGTCCGCTGCGTTGCTGCTGCCCTTGGGCGCCTTTGCGCAGACCGCCGGCGACCAGGCGTCTCCGCAAACGCAGCCTTCCGGTTCGGGCCAATCGAAGCCCAAGACGCTCAAGCAGATCACGGTGCTCGGGTCGCGCATTCCGCGCTCCGAAATCGAAGGCCCGGCACCCGTCCAGGTCATCACCGGCGCCCAGATCAAGGCGCAGGGCTACACGACGCTGTACCAATTCCTGCAGTCACTGCCGCAGTCGACCGGGAATTCGGATTTCATGGCCCGCCCCACGACCTGGGGCAGCACGGCGGTCAATGCACGCACGGTCAACTTGCGCGGCCTCGGACCACAGTTCACGCTGCTCATGATCGATGGCCATCGGGTAGTGGATTATCCGCAGCCGCAGAACGGCGACGGCAACCATTTCAACTTCCAGAATGCGGCCAACCTCCCGACCGGCATGATCGACCGCGTGGAGGTGCTTGCCACCGGCGCCTCGGCGATCTACGGCTCCGACGCCCTGGCCGGCGTGGTCAACGTGACCCTGAAGAAGCAGTACCAGGGTGACGACTTGAGTTTGCAGATGGGCGGCGACACCCGCGGCGGCGAGCAATTCGGCGACTTCGTCTGGTCGGGAGGCCACTCCGGGGACAAGTGGCACATCGTGTACAGCCTCCAGCACACCAACCGCTCGCCGCTGTGGGGCAAGGATCGTCCCTGGGCGGATTCCGAGGCGGACGCCGGTTACGGTGACTGGAGCCCGAGTGCACGGATGTTCGGTTACCACACCTACGATGCGATCTCGCTGTACGACGTCAACGGCAACTACATCACGCCACCGGCGGGTTCGTGCAGCCAGTTCCAGTACTTCTCGCTGGCCCATTACCAGACCATCGGCACGAACGGCGATCAGGTGACGGGCCCGGTCACGGATCACGGTTACTACTGCACCCAACACGACCTGTTCCGCAACTGGGTGCTTTCG
The genomic region above belongs to Rhodanobacteraceae bacterium and contains:
- a CDS encoding Fucose permease, with the protein product MEHIDGAIVPDDAGTSSRARASLLAFALIVGLFFLWGVANNLNDILIKQFKNAFTLSDFQAGLVQSAFYLGYFLLAIPAGVCMRRFGFKSAIFIGLLLYALGALLFWPAAATQTYAIFLCGLFVIASGLSFLETSANPLVTVLGPPEGGARRLNFAQSFNPLGSIAGVLIGRNFIFNGVEHTPQQLDAMTPTARHAYFVSQSLTVQTPYLVIACAVIAFALMIAMVRFPAHGEDIADHASGARHFGHLLRDRHFLSAVTAQFFYVGAQVGVWSYLIRYCQGTIPGTPERRAADYLMASLVLFTLGRFAGTALMKFVAPRNLLALFAVVNIVLCAIGVALPGLPGLVALVIASFFMSVMYPTIFALGVDGFSDSDRKLGASLLVMAIIGGAVLTALMGAVSDAAGIARAMLVPLGCFVAVLLFAMQRVRSRA
- a CDS encoding L-fuconate dehydratase — protein: MTAMDARDAASPTASRAERIVALEVHDVRFPTSRGRIGSDAMNHDPDYSAVYITLRTDDAKLAGYALVFTIGRGNEVQAAAVRTLAPLMVGRGIDAVLDDLGGFALSLTSDSHLRWLGPEKGVMHMAIGGVVNAAWDLAARRAGLPLWRFIAEMTPEQIVAAIDFRYLTDALTHDEALAILRRAQPHRDACITALLERGYPAYTTSPGWLGYSDDKLEALARQAVADGFRTIKLKVGENLDDDIRRLAIARATVGEDVAIAIDANQRWDVAPAIEWIRELAPFRPAWVEEPTSPDDVLGHAAIRSAVAPVPVSTGEHTHNRVMFKQLLQARAVDLLHIDAARVGGVNENLAILLLAAKFGVRVFPHAGGVGLCEMVQHLAMADFVAISGAMEDRAIEYVDHLHEHFTDPVRIREGRYLAPTAPGFSTEMHEASLREFAWPDGPAWQPESPLPQTASPFGGEGQG
- a CDS encoding alpha-L-fucosidase, which translates into the protein MPTRREILQGAAALALLTRAGVRPALAAAAPAKTKSDDYIPETDPLVVKKLAQWSDWKFGLILHWGTYSQLGIVESWTLCSEDEPWCKRPDGVGYVEWKRRYEQLPKTFNPVKFDPARWADAAYAAGMRYVVFTTKHHDGFCMFDTATTDYRITAPDVPFHTNPKANVAKALFDAFRARDFGIGAYFSKADWHTPDYWSPRWATPTRNNNYDVRKYPEMWKRFVEFTHRQIDEITSQYGRIDLMWLDAGWVNAQDHPDAKAYGMEVPWAQDIDMPRLAATARRNQPGIILVNRADGGPYEDYRTPEQTIPKHPLSYPWETCMTMGDSWSWNPHDKYKSPRELVHTLVEIVAKGGNLLLGIGPKGNGELPATALERLKAIGEWMQVNGSAIHASHAIAPYQEGKFRFTQMKDGSVNAIWLADADEHAPPESIELRSFQPAAGAHLQVLGVPEPLAWQPRGSGFRVELPKAARRRLANAPAWTLRIPAVRH
- a CDS encoding 2,4-diketo-3-deoxy-L-fuconate hydrolase; this encodes MKLVRYGEAGREKPGMLDARGVLRDLSQVVDDIAGGALTNESIERLRALDPDALLKVDGTPRFGAPVGSVGKIICVGLNYADHAAESGQPVPQQPVIFMKATSAIVGAFDDVVIPPGSEKTDWEVELGVVIGDTARNVPRDAALGHVAGYLIVNDVSERAFQFDHGGQWVKGKSCDTFAPLGPWLVTRDEIADPQALSMWLDVNGHRYQDGNTRTMVFDVAALVSHISCYMTLEPGDVISTGTPPGVGLGQKPPVYLKPGDVMELGIVGLGTQRQWVVAAR
- a CDS encoding alpha-L-fucosidase, with protein sequence MKRILSGALVWALACAAGPVLAAKPAMAPSDAQAQAEAAKAARMQWFADAKFGIFIHWGIYAVDGITESWSFFDGYVSYADYMKQAKGFTASHYDPQAWADLIKASGAKYAVLTSKHHDGMALWDTKQGLNVVKDTPAHRDLVAPFVNALRKDGLKVGLYFSLIDWSSPLYPAFTQGHPRYDIKDDPARWQRFVTYYQDQVHDLTHRFHPDLYWFDGGWEHSAEEWHAQALHDWIRAHAPDAIINGRLPGFGDYGTPEQGVPITRPPDKYWELCLTMNNSWGWQPNDDHFKTPYEIIRILSGTLDMGGNLLLDIGPRADGTIPKIEADTLRQVGRWVKKNQEAIYGSQAGIPHDYYLGDSTLSKDGKTLYLFVDGKPGGAVLLKGLANRVLVARVVGNGTMLNPQRLGATLGGAPAMLAIDVPDYALDPDVTVIALELDGPIKLFHPETKSETAD
- a CDS encoding L-fucose mutarotase, type 2, which produces MNAVRLYYALDLKDDPASVAEYERWHRPENIWPEIVESLRAASIRNLEIFRAGNRLVMVMDVPEDFSSDAKAVADAADPRVQAWEALMWRFQQPLPFAKPGEKWVAMTRMFSLEQTLAERKN
- a CDS encoding Transcriptional regulator, IclR family, which translates into the protein MTNKPAKYRAPALDKGLDILELLARAHAPLTMTGVASAIGYSKGEIFRMLQVLEERGYIARENDSGYALTNRLFLLGMERPPMKSLVEAALPVMHRLAREVLQPCHLAVASGDQMVVIARIDPPDDIGFVVRVGHRLPLSRSTSGAVLFAFQSDEVREHWLALMDAAGTLHKRKRFVAQADEIRTQGYATLPSGDVDAVTDLSAPILRHAAAAGALTIPYVERRPVKVSMKAALDALREAVAAISRDLTA